The DNA window AGATCTTTTACAAGCCTTAAAAGGCGCGGATGTTTTCCTAAAAATTTAATAAAGGCTATTTTAGATATTTCTTTCCCTTTACTGTTATTTAGAAATTCTACCAGGGCATTCATTTCGTCATCTGTGAGTTTATCTGCAACTTTCCTGCATTTCAGGGACATCTTTAATATATCCTCGATTTTAACCCGCCATGCGTCATCATATCTTTTTAAAAAAGCTGCAGAAGTATCTTCTTCTTTTACAGCTTCTGCTGCAACTTCACCTGCTATTCTTGCACATGGGACTGTTGTAAACGTCCCTCCCCCAGTTACAGGATCAATCTGTCTGGCTGCATCTCCCACTACCAGAAAACCATCAGTATAAGTTTTATCGATAGGTCCAGATAACGGTACTCCCCCAACATTTAATTCTACTGGTGTGGCATTGAATTTTGATATGAATTTTTTAAGATACTGATAAGCAGTTTCTGATGGGCCCCTTATCCCAAGTCCTACGTTAGCAGTTCCCTCTTCTTTTGGAAATACCCATGCATATCCTCCTGGAGCTATATTTCTTCCGAAATAAAGATGTACTCTATCATGATCAAAATCAGAACATACCAATTCATATTGGGCACATGAACAAATATCCATAGGGTTATCTGGTGCCTTGAGCCCTGCCATCTGTGCCATGTTTGATTCAACACCATCTGCAGCTATGACCACATCTGCCTTTATTTCCATCGTTTTTCCCATATGTTTGGCTACTACTCCACAGATCTTGCCGTCTTTTTTCATAAGGTCTTTCACTGTGGTTTTAACCATTATATCAGTCCCAGCTTTTGCTGATTCAATGGCAAGATGTTTATCAAACACTTTCCTGTCTAAGATATACCCTTTAGCTATGTTTTTGTCTAAATTGTTGAATTCTACTAAATCTTCTGCATTGATGTATGTTTCATTAGGTGCGTGAATCGTACCTGTTTCAACCTCAGCACAGACATATCTGGAGGAGGGTTTCATTTCCAGGATCTCGAAGGTAGAATGGGTTGTTCCTTCAGCACATTGAACTGGAACTCCTATTTCTTGACGCTTTTCAATCATTAAAACGTCTACATCGTTTTTAGATGCAAAAAGTGATGAAATAGAACCTCCTATACGTCCCCCTACCACAACTACGTCATATTTCATACATTCCCCTCTATGTAAAATGCTCCAAGAGGACATACATATGTGCATCTTCCGCAGTCGTCGCATTTGTTTTTATTTATGATTATTCTGTTTTCTGTAAGTTCTAAAGATCTATTGGGGCATACACTGATGCAAGCTCCACAGCATCCGCATTTTTCAGTGTTGAATTCCATTATTTATCACCGATTTAAGACAGTAGCTAAGAAAAAATAACTATATGTTTAATATTGTATAATTAGTGTATATATACTTTTTTGAGGCTTTTAAATAATAATTTGCTCCTAAATTCTTTGCCATATTGAGGGGGAATAAAATTGGGTGAAAATATGATATTCATTTAGAGTGCCGGAATTTTTGAACTCTTATACTAAAAACTTAAATACCAGATTGTTTATTATATAGTGTACCTATGTAATACGGGTTTTAAGTAGAAATGTTGGATTTAATTTTAATGAATTTAACATCACTTTTATTAAAACCGTTAAGGTTATATAGAACATCAAATAATTTCTATGTTATGCAGGGGTGCCCGAGCGGCCAAAGGGGGTGGACTTAAGATCCTCTGGCGTAGGCCTTCGTGGGTTCGAATCCCATCCCCTGCACTTAAACCTAATTATTTAAAAAAGAAGTTTTAAAAATAGGACTCTATTCTCATTTATAACAATAAAAACTATAAATCTGCCCTAGTGGCTTAGCCGGTAGAGCGATGCCTTGGTAAGGCATAGGCCGGGGGTTCGAATCCCCCCTAGGGCTTTAATCATACTATTTTTCTCTTTGACTTTAATTAAAGCAGAAATTAAATTAAAAACTTTACATTTTATTTGGAAAACTAATTCTGGTAAAGTTTATATCGTGGTAAATTTATTTATCAATAATTATCTTTATTTAGGTGACAGTAATGGAAAAGAAAATAGCGCAGTTATCAGATGTACACTTTGGTGAGAAGAACTTCTCCCATGACTTAAAAAATAATTTAATAAAGCAGCTGGAAGATGAAAATCCGGATCTTATTATTGTAGCTGGAGACTTAACTACAGAAGGCTACGTCCATGAATACAACGATGCGGCTGCATTTGTAGATGAACTTCGGGCAATAACTGAAGTCCATATAATTCCGGGAAATCATGACGCAAGAAATGTGGGATTGCTCCATTTTGAAAAGCAGATTGGGGAAAGGAAATTTTTACATATGGACAAAAGCTGTGGATTTGCTATCCTTGGATTGGATTCATCAGAACCTGATATAAACGACGGGCAGATAGGAACTGATCAGATGGAATGGCTTAAAAGTGAACTCGATAAAATACCAAGTGATATGTGTAAAATAGTAACTTTCCATCATCACTTACTTCCTATACCTCAAACTGGAAGAGAAAGAAATATTTTGCTTGATTCTGGAGACTTATTAAGTGTTTTCAGAGATTCGGGAGTTGATTTTGTCTTAAACGGACATAAACATGTTCCTAATGTTTGGATGATAGAAAAAATGGTTACATTAAATTCAGGAACTGCAACAACCAGAAAACTGAGGGGCCATACTTATCCGTCACACAATCAATTGATCATTAAAGACGACCAGATTCTTGTCAATTTAATAAATACTGAAACAGGATATAAAAGAGAACTGGCTAATTACTCTGTAAAAGTTGAAAAAGAAGAGTATGTGATATGTTCATATAAACATAATTCACTACCTGTAATTTAAACGGTAATTTAGTTTAAATTTTCTTTTTTATCTTTTTAACTTGTTATATGATGAAATAAAATCTGATTCCTTCTTTCTGGTAATTTGCTGTTTTAATAAGGAACAGCAGTAATTTTAAAACATTTGGTATCAAGTGGGGCATAATTCTGGAATAATTATTTATTAAGGGCTGTGGATACATAGCAGTAACCATATAGCTTAGCTTAAACTTCACTACATTTGAAGATTTGAGATTTAATAACTTTTGCTCTGAAATTATTTTAATTAAATTGATCTGGGAGCTGTTTAATAAAAGATAAAATAAACAATACTAAAAAGTATTTTAATCAAAACAGCTTTTAAAACAAATATACTGATCTTAATATTTAATAGGTAAAAATCTAAACATAAAAGTATTTGAGATCCCTTAAAATTCAAAGATATATACTAACTAATTAAATGCTTTTTATGCAAAAAAGGAGAAAATAGAACTGATAATGTGATATAATGTCAAAAATGTTAGATGTCATAATGGCCGGTGTAATTTCAGGAATAGTTGCACTTACTACCACCAAACTTGGAATAGGTGGAACTGTTATTGGTGCAGTTATTGGGGCAATGCTCTATCAGGTAATGTCTCATTTTATAAAAGAACCGCTTGAAAATGTGAATACGGGAAAGAGTGTACATACCAGAAAGGATGTAAACACAAAAAATATTGCAAATATAAAAAAGAGTGTAAACACAAACAAAATTGAAACTAGGATAGTTTACGTGTTTCCTCTTATAGTTATAGTTGCTGTTGAGTTAATTTATTTGTTCTCTTCTGTATACTGGAAACCAGAGCAAATTTTCAATTATCTGGAACATGCAACTGATGGAACTCTTTTTAGAACAATTGGTCTTGGACTTCTAATTATGGGGATCTACCCGATAATACAATCGGAGAATATAAAAAGATCATACGGATACATAATATTATCAGTTGGTATAATCAAACTTTTAAATGGGTTTGTAGATACACATTCACCATTTGTAAAATTATATGCGAATCTTTTCGCAGATTTTGGCCTGGTAATTTCGCTTGCAGTTATTGCAGCGCTATCCTATGTGATTTTATCGATAATTCAGGAATCGATAGTAATTAGCCATGAAAAAGATAGTAATACTTATTAGATGATATTATGACTAAGAAAACAAAAAATAGCACTTTAAAAGCGATACTGGATATCATCCTGTATGAACATCCCTCAACTCAGGATGAAATCGCTGAAAAACTTGGAATAACTCGGAGATACGTTACAAAACTGCTTCAACCTCTTATAACTAAGGGGGTTGTAAAGAGAGCATACACTCTTGATTTAAAAAAGTTCGATGAATTTTCAGAAGTTTTTGAAGAAGAAAAAACATCAAGGGAACATGCTGGAACATTATATATCAAAGAAATGATTAAGAATATGGCTAATCATGTTTGTAAACAGCTTGACAGGTCCTTTGAAGCTCTTTCAACTTATGATGATGAGCTGGCAAGTAAAGCATTGAATATGGACTATATTACAAATAACATGCATGAAAAAGTAAGAACTTCTGTAGACATGGCTTTATCTATGAACCCTTCTTCAGAATTCAGTAAAACAATGGCTTTCAGTGAGGTAGCATATGATTTAGAGCGTATTGGAGATCATTCCTGCCAATTTGCTAATTTTACAATGAAGGAATCATATGAAGTTGATTCTGAAATGCTTTTATATCTTGGGGAAATGTATGAAACTGCAAAGAAAATGGTTAATTACTCAATGGATATTTTCTTAAATGAAAAACTTGAATTAAAGAGTAAAGTAATGGATTACGAAGAAAAAATACATGCTTTGCAGAAAAAAGCATTAAACTGCATTGCAACTCAAATGGCAGAAGCGTCTTTTGACGATACTGAACGTTCAACATATTATTTGTCTTTATCAAGGGTAGTTAAGGCTTTTGAAAGAATTGGGGATATATCTATTGAAATAATAGATGTTTCAAGGGAATTTTATGAAAATATACCTCGAACTACAACTCCTGAAAGATTTAGACGGAATCCTAAATTATCTAATTTAAAATAACTAACTTTTGACAATTTATTTTCATTTAAATTAAAAAAGAGATGTGTATTATTCTTTCTCTTTTTCCATGTATTCTTTGATTTTTCGCTCTTCCCATTCTTTAGAGAAGATTCCTCTTTTCATAAAAACTGATGATCCATGTGCAACAAGACCTATTCCCCAGAAAAACGATATAAATAGGAACCACCAGAAACCGGGAGTTGTAAAGAAATTAATGATTGCCAGGAATGTATTCACAACGATATAACTAAGTAAATGTGAGTAAAAACCTCTCACTTCTTCAACTCTTCTTTTAGCTCGGATATATGCATCTTTTTGTATGATTCATCAACCATTTTGTAAACCCCCTCTTTGAATTGTACAAATTATGGAGTAGTATACAACTTATTATATATGTTTCAAGGCATTTAAAGTTTGTTTTAAAAAAAAGGGAGTTTATTAAAAAGATTATTTTGTTAAATAAGTTTTATAGTCTGATTAAAAATAATATAATGTGTTGTAGGGTTAAAAAAATCAAAATAGGTGCCGGTATTTAAAAATAGGGATTTCTTTACTAAACTGGATATTTAACTGACAAAAGAATGTGATTTTGATCGGGTTATACTCCGTCGTAGTAAATTTCGTCAATTTCAAAAAATTTTCTAAATGGGGATTCTCTTGTATTTTCTTCATTTACATGTGCTAAAATACCAGGTAATCGGCCAATCATAAACATACCACTTCCAACTGTCCAGTTGAACCCCATATCTGATAAAATTGCCCCGTTGGCCCCATCAATATTCATTCGAATACCTTTTTTTTCAAAGAGCAGATCTTCAATTACAGTGGCAAGTTCAGAATGTTTACCAAAGCACCCGTATTTTTTTGCAAGTTCTATCAGCCTTGGCGCTCTTGGGTCTTCATTGTGATATCTGTGTCCAAAACCACATATTTTTTCATTATTTTTTAAAAAATGGCTCACTATTTCTTCTGCAATTCTATTAATGTCATCTTCTGTTCTTTTAATTCCGTCTTGGAGAGTTT is part of the Methanobacterium bryantii genome and encodes:
- a CDS encoding metallophosphoesterase family protein, which codes for MEKKIAQLSDVHFGEKNFSHDLKNNLIKQLEDENPDLIIVAGDLTTEGYVHEYNDAAAFVDELRAITEVHIIPGNHDARNVGLLHFEKQIGERKFLHMDKSCGFAILGLDSSEPDINDGQIGTDQMEWLKSELDKIPSDMCKIVTFHHHLLPIPQTGRERNILLDSGDLLSVFRDSGVDFVLNGHKHVPNVWMIEKMVTLNSGTATTRKLRGHTYPSHNQLIIKDDQILVNLINTETGYKRELANYSVKVEKEEYVICSYKHNSLPVI
- a CDS encoding NAD(P)/FAD-dependent oxidoreductase gives rise to the protein MKYDVVVVGGRIGGSISSLFASKNDVDVLMIEKRQEIGVPVQCAEGTTHSTFEILEMKPSSRYVCAEVETGTIHAPNETYINAEDLVEFNNLDKNIAKGYILDRKVFDKHLAIESAKAGTDIMVKTTVKDLMKKDGKICGVVAKHMGKTMEIKADVVIAADGVESNMAQMAGLKAPDNPMDICSCAQYELVCSDFDHDRVHLYFGRNIAPGGYAWVFPKEEGTANVGLGIRGPSETAYQYLKKFISKFNATPVELNVGGVPLSGPIDKTYTDGFLVVGDAARQIDPVTGGGTFTTVPCARIAGEVAAEAVKEEDTSAAFLKRYDDAWRVKIEDILKMSLKCRKVADKLTDDEMNALVEFLNNSKGKEISKIAFIKFLGKHPRLLRLVKDLL
- a CDS encoding 4Fe-4S binding protein gives rise to the protein MEFNTEKCGCCGACISVCPNRSLELTENRIIINKNKCDDCGRCTYVCPLGAFYIEGNV
- a CDS encoding phosphate signaling complex PhoU family protein, whose protein sequence is MTKKTKNSTLKAILDIILYEHPSTQDEIAEKLGITRRYVTKLLQPLITKGVVKRAYTLDLKKFDEFSEVFEEEKTSREHAGTLYIKEMIKNMANHVCKQLDRSFEALSTYDDELASKALNMDYITNNMHEKVRTSVDMALSMNPSSEFSKTMAFSEVAYDLERIGDHSCQFANFTMKESYEVDSEMLLYLGEMYETAKKMVNYSMDIFLNEKLELKSKVMDYEEKIHALQKKALNCIATQMAEASFDDTERSTYYLSLSRVVKAFERIGDISIEIIDVSREFYENIPRTTTPERFRRNPKLSNLK
- a CDS encoding 2TM domain-containing protein codes for the protein MIQKDAYIRAKRRVEEVRGFYSHLLSYIVVNTFLAIINFFTTPGFWWFLFISFFWGIGLVAHGSSVFMKRGIFSKEWEERKIKEYMEKEKE
- a CDS encoding citryl-CoA lyase, with product MITEDVLKDIFKPRILKWRTSITKVEPNKLTTRGYLQEDLIGNISFAEMIHLLIKGELPSKNEAQMLGAVLVSFCDHGVTPPSTQTARIMASTGSPLHACIAGGLLAFGKNHAGAIEHAMKTLQDGIKRTEDDINRIAEEIVSHFLKNNEKICGFGHRYHNEDPRAPRLIELAKKYGCFGKHSELATVIEDLLFEKKGIRMNIDGANGAILSDMGFNWTVGSGMFMIGRLPGILAHVNEENTRESPFRKFFEIDEIYYDGV